The Vitis vinifera cultivar Pinot Noir 40024 chromosome 7, ASM3070453v1 genomic interval ttattttaaaattttaaaaaataaattgattataaatttgttttttttttttctaaacttaattttcacataaaattgataatttttttttcttttttaaaaacaaacaaaaagtaagagataaaatttaaaacttaaaaatatttattattcatcttatacgtaaaaaaaataatattaaactaagtatgtttaatttatagtcataattaattaaattaatttaaagataaaattaaaaataaagaccaaaatattttttaaatcaatatctaatttaatataaaataatattttttcatatcaaattctaaacataatttatacttttataaatattattattgaaaaaaatatattccaataattataattatttttatatattaaatttagtagataaaagtaattaattttataatacatatatttataataattatatcatTGTATAAATCCtacatgttttttaattttttaggatgAGCAAAAAATGAATAGAAAGAAGAACACTTCGATATGAAAATCAATAAAGACTTTGAAGAAATCCCCCAGTTAAATCTGGAGTAGTCACAATGGTCTCGCTTAAAACTCATATAACTTTAACAGAACTTCTAGAAAGCACATAGACTTTCAAAGAGGCTTTTTTTATATGTACAATAAAAACTTAATGCACAATTGAATTTGAAATCTAAAATTTCATTCAAAACAGTTAAACTTTACAAAAActttgaaagaaataaaacttacAATCTTTAAAGCAAGCTTTACAACAAAACTTTGAGCTTTTTCAATACAAGGCTATCTTTCAGAGGGAAATCTCACTTTTCTCTCACTAGAATTCTCTCTAAAACTTGTAATGTCTTACCAAGAGAAGTGGAGTCCTTTTATAGACTTTTTGAATGGATTTGAAGATTTTTGAAATCCACGGATTTGAAATCTTTCGAATCCATCGAAAGTTAATTGTCTTTTTGTGCAGTTGTCTTTGAATTTAAAAGTTGGTTTTGAAGCCCACCGTTTTAGTCCACCGAATTGGAGAGCGGTTTTACTGACTCATCAGTCTCACACCCACTGATTTGATCCATGGTTTTGAAGAGCGGTTTGAATTATGGATTTGAATGGTTTATGAACATGTCACTTTCATTAACCCATGTGATCCCTTTcggatttaaaaaaatttgaaagccGCAAATAGTTGACATAATTGGAAACACCTGAGGTCTGCAAGTAGTTAAGACTTCGTGCTTTAAGTTCTTTGAGGAGGAGAAGATCCTTTGAAAAACTAGGATGCGAGTAACCCATGTCTCTGGTAACATCATCATATGCCAGATCACGAACAGAGCATTTGATCGGTAATCCGAGTTGTCGTTTTTGAAGAACTTTGAAGACTGAGTTTGAAGAGGTCTTGGATGCATCAACCCAAGGGTGTGTATGGGAGTCCATGGCACATGTCTTCGTTGACATCCCCTAAGAAAGCAAAGGATGCAGTATCATCATCAGAACCAGAGTCAAAAAACCAAGACAAAGTTTCTGAAGCTTTTTCCTTTAAAAGTTTGAGATGCTTCTTATACTCCTTATTAGAAGGAAAAGAAGTTTGTGACAAATGAATAGCATCAGGAGGGATTGGCATTGAAACCTTTGAAGAAGAAGGCTTTGAAGGAGACTTCTTTGAAGATATCCATTGACAGATATTAGGAATCTATTGTGAATTTGAAGGGACAAAGTTTGTCCACCATTTGACTTTGAATTCCCTTGTCAAATGCGTGGGAAAAACAATACTTTGGAACAAGAAGTCGTAACCAAGTGACTACCATGTTCATCAAAGTAGTTATATCCATCAAGAATTTGAGGACATAAAATATCTTTAATGGAGCCAAAAAATAGCCACCATTCTTGGAACCAATTtggaaaatcaatttgatttttgattttgaACATCCTTTTGAAGGatttcttttgcacttttgcaATCAACAcgaagaataaattttttattgaaaacatcttcttgaaatttttgaatGCATAAGACAATTGCTAAGATTTCTTTTTTGATGGTTGAATAATTTTCTTAGGGTCCACTCTATATTCCAGAATGAAATCGGACAATGgagatttgattttgaaattcttgTTTGAGTATACCACCATATCCTATATTAGAGGCATCTGTGTATAATAGGAAAGGCTTCTGGGTTAAGAATACCTAAACAAGGAAGACTCTTAACTTGTTTTTTGACTAATTTGACTATGTTTGTGTGTTCTTGTGTCCAAGGCTTTGGATTTTGTCTAGGCCTAGCAAACAAAGGTTTAATAGTGGTTCTAAGGTTAGAATAGAAGTCTGACACATAGTTTAAGCTTCCTAAATACCTTTGAAGTtgagttttatccttaatttcatCGGAAAATTTGCTAGAAAACTCTATTGACCTTTGAATAGGTTTGATAGTACCTTGGTAGATTTCAAATCCTAGAAATCTAGTCCTAGTTTGAAATAGTTTAATCTTAGGGGCGGAGAGAACTAAGCCATTTTCCctaacaattttttgaaaattttttaagtgtttgaAGTGATGTtcaatagaatttgaaaatataagaatatcatcaatgtaTACTAAGGAAAAGTTAGTATAAGGATTGAAAAcatcattcattatattttaaaattctgaaGGAGCATTCTTCAAGGTATAAGGCATCACATTCCATTTATAATGCCCAAATGAAACAGTGAAAGCAGTTTTATACTTATCTTTTTCTTGAAGTTGAATTTGCCAAAATCCCGacttcatatcaaattttgagaaaattgaagCATTATGAAGGCGTCCTATAAGGTCTCTCTTATTAGGTATAGGATACCTTATCCATTTGAGAACCTTATTTAAAGGCTTGTAGTTAATAACAAGTCTTGGAGCACATTTTTCAATTTCTGAGGGTTTTTAAACATAGAAAATTGCACAACTCCAAGGAGATTGACTCTTTCTAATTAGATTTTTGTctaataaatcttttatttcttctttacaATACTCAAGCAATTGAACGTTCATTTAAATTGGTCTTGGTTTAGTAGGAATTTGATTTTCATCAAATACATCAACATAGGGCAAGGAGACTTTATGTTTCTTTCTATTCCAAAAAGCATTGGGAATAGAAGAATATAAATccttttcaatttgatttttaatcttCTCCACTCTTGTTTGAATATCTTTTTGCAAAAGGTTTTCTTCTATTCTTTtgtaatatatttcttttcttagaaatttgatttgttgctttttcttttgaattaaatttacttGATTATCCAAAATATTCAATTCTTTTATCTTTGGAGAACTAATAAATTTAAAGCAAATTTCTTGTTGGTCCAAAACAGTTTTAATTCCTTCTTCGTCTACTCTAAAAGGATAGAGGAGAGAAAGGAAGAGGGGTGCTAGAATTATTTCTTTGTTCACGTCTTTTACAAGTAAAAtacattattaatatatattattagttaaaatattattaaaaataagaaaaatgaaaacaaaaatatttttggaaaccTTTTGTTGAAGAGACAATtttttccatgaatttttttgtttttccttgagAAATGGTTTCTTCCAATTCCTTCATCTTATGAAATCGTTTGTTTCttatgtataattttattttattttattttattttttggataaaaaataaatcatcctCTCCAAACACAATTTATAGTCTTCCAAAAAGTAGAATagattgaattgtttttttataaataagtttaCACTTATCAAAAATCCTATTCCTGAGGCGGTTGACGACACCTTTCTCAAAGCATCTAAGGAGAACCAATCATTGTGTGATCATAACACGCCGACTTTATTACTAAAGGCCTTAATAATTATAAAGTGATGGTTATTGATTATTCCTTCAAATTCCATTTCCAGAAGAGTATCCAATAAATAGGAACGGTTACCCTCTGCCTGAGCATTGCAACTCTCTCTCTAGAAGTCTCTGATTGTACACTGAAAAACGAATCGGAGCTCCAATGGCGACGGCGGAGAAGTCGGTGATGGTCGTCGGGATCGACCACAGCGAACACAGCTTGTATGCCTTTGAGTGGACTCTCGATCACTTCTTTGCTCCTTTCCCTGGTACCGCTCCTTTCAAGCTCGTTATTGTTCACGCTAAACCCTCTCCCGCCACCGCAATCGGACTCGGCGGACCTGGTAACAACCTGATTCAGATCCATTTCCTTTCTTGCCTTGTGGATTTTAGGCGGTTTGATTTTGTGAACTTTTCAGTTGTTTGTTCGTTAGGGAGTACTGTTTGTTCTGAATTTTGATTTCCTGCCTCTTAACTTAGTATTCTTGCGAATTTTACTCTCAAAAGCGAGCTAACATTGATGGTTAGGTTCATAGTAGTTCTGTTTGTTTGCGCGGAAAgttttgaaagtgaaaatttttaCGAGAAAATTTTTTCTGTTGAAAGTCGAAGTTTTCTAATAGCTTTGCGGTTAATTTGTCCTGGAGAAAGAAGTGAACTGATATTTAATTGTTTGCAGGAGCCATTGACGTTTTACCATATGTGGAGGCGGATTTGAAGAAGACAGCTGATAGAGTTGTAGAAAAGGCTCGCGAGATCTGCTCCAGCAAATCGGTAACTGCCATATAtcaatcaaaaaagaaaaatctttacAAGCTTGAACCATTATTCCTTCAGTATAGACCTATGTATATATGTTTGAAGAACAATATTTAGGAAAAACAAATCTGCATAAGTATgagatttttattcaaaaacaaaatttcaatggAAGCATTTAATCAGAAATTACAATTACGCCACACGAATTtctaaattagtttaaaatatgttattgaaCGTCTTTTTCATAAAGCATGATGCAGATCAGATTGCTTTTCTGAATATCGTAATTCCGATGCAGGTTACGGATGTAACAGTAGAGGTGGTGGAAGGCGATGCTAGGAACGTTATGTGTGAGGCTGTGGAGAAACACCATGCATCTATCTTGGTTGTGGGTAGTCATGGCTACGGTGCTATCAAAAGGTATTCACTCTCATCCTGTTTTCCAAATTTCACACATAAATCATGCATAAAAGCGTAGAATCGCAGTCTTTTAGTGTAGTATATAGCTTTGATCTGACATCAAACTGAATGATTTcaagaaattttattattattattattattttttaatttatttatttctgatGGTGGGCGCCAACTTGTGTTGCAGGGCGGTTCTAGGGAGTGTAAGTGACTACTGTGCTCACCATGCTCACTGCACTGTGATGATTGTGAAGAAGCCTAAAACTAAACACTAAGGTTGCTACTTctaaataagtgaataaatataGCAGTTGTACCAAACAAGTTAGCTCGTACACTGTTGTTACATCTGCGTCTTGTGTCTATATGTATTAATTGTCCTTGTGCAACTTTGTTTCCAGTAAATGCTTCATTTCTGATGAAGTGCTGTATTGTTATTTCTTTTCTGCTTTATTTGATCAAGTTTATTCAAATCTAATGATCATAAATATTCTTCACCCTTTTTTATTAGTGTTTCTTTTGGACTGTAATTGCTGGGATTGAATGAACTTAATCTCTAGCATCTAGCGTACCCTTGTTTAAAGTCTTGGAAACCCTTGCATTCTCGAGAAACTTCATGATTGTGACAAAAAAAAGTCGAAATCAGATCtcatcttaaaataaaaataaataaataaattaggacctatttgaaaatattttttaaaaaaaaatctatgatattttcttgttaaaaacttgaaatattttcaacttaggtgtattttcaaattcttcttaaaaataatatttatttatcttatttttaattgttttctataattgtctattatttttaagaataatactaaaattctttttaaaataagggGAAAAGCaactgaaattaaataaaaaatgttctaaaaaacaCCTTGTtgaacaaattctaaaaaaaaaatatatatcaaacatgtttttgcaACCTAAATAATAGTTTTCTGCCTtttagaaaagaatatatatttttaaaaattagttctCCGAACAGGCTCTTAAGAAACAGATGAGGAAGACAATGGGATAAGCTTGCATTTTGCAAAATAAAGCAGAGACCCAAAGAATACGGCACGAAGGCCACCACAATGGATGTGCTTCCTACGCAAAGTTGCGATGACGTACAGAACACAATAGGCATCATTTTAATGCCTAtaaaagagaagggaaaagaaagaaaaaagaaagtgcGCTTTGGGACCCAACAGAAGATGAGGATCATGAGAAAACAAGACCTAAAAACACAAACATGAGAATCTAGCCAGTGATGACATATGAACATGGAATCAAAAGGCAAGACAATAAATGAAGAGTCCAATTAACATTACCTATCATTATCAGCCTAAATGCTTCCATTGTTAGGTTCAACAAAATCCACTCATCAGGCAATATTTTCCCATTCACTGAAGATTTAATAAGGGAAGCATCTCTCACTGTTTGCAGCATCCTTTTCCTGCAAAAGCAGCATAATATTTACAAACCAGTATAGCATTTTCCTCTGCCTTATCAGTTTCAGGAGGCCTTTAAAAAGCACCAAAATGAAACGTCTGCGAATATTAGTTTCTGAAGAGCGCCAATATTAAAAACCCTTACTGCTCAGATGAAAGAATCCTTCTAATCGTTTTACAGCCAATGATATCTAAGCAATGATCCTATGCACACATCAGCAGAAAATATCCTACTTGGTACCATGTAAGCGCTTGTTAAATGCAGTAGCATAATCGCCAAATAGAATGTCTGTAGGGGGTTGCAGGTTGAAAACATAAGAGGTGGCCCTTGATACTAACATCGGCTTCTTGGTCGTAACTTTGTCTGTCAACTCCCCAAAGCTTGATTCATCAAATGGGAACGAACACTTCAGGAAGAAGAAGCAATCTCTACCCAATTTTTCCACCTGAAAATGTAAATGATTAAACTCTCAAATCAATCATCCATGATCACCATAATTATAACAGCTGCTAAATCAGTATAACAGTTATTAAAATAGCAGCCGTTATTCGTGGAAACTACAATCACTATATGCTTTAATTATTTCAAACCTCACTTAACATTTTTTGAAGTtgttgtaataataatatttttataac includes:
- the LOC100260568 gene encoding uncharacterized protein LOC100260568 codes for the protein MATEEKSVMVVGVDDSEHSFYALQWTLDHFFAPFPGTAPFKLVIVHAKPSPTTAIGLAGPGAADVLPYVEADLKKIAGRVVGKAHEICASKSVTDVILEVVEGDARNVMCEAVEKHHASILVVGSHGYGAIKRAVLGSVSDYCAHHAHCTVMIVKKPKIKLYTEKRIGAPMATAEKSVMVVGIDHSEHSLYAFEWTLDHFFAPFPGTAPFKLVIVHAKPSPATAIGLGGPGAIDVLPYVEADLKKTADRVVEKAREICSSKSVTDVTVEVVEGDARNVMCEAVEKHHASILVVGSHGYGAIKRAVLGSVSDYCAHHAHCTVMIVKKPKTKH